In bacterium, the following proteins share a genomic window:
- a CDS encoding tetratricopeptide repeat protein: MKAKLISLGIVLGLSLISGLTYGEWWRFWEGKPKKEKAKQERVVKKGSKNTKNQTQSLVLSKNGTSTDPAQPLLDEAHEFYKKSDWKVYTERNCAEGLEYCNKAIEKYEELVNKYPDSPLAPIALTMMNHTYMAKLECDPDNKPYYLEKSTECLKKILTDYPDSKEERSVRASIGARYMMKKNYPKALEYFQAQISKYPVEGTHTIPTYMMMAITYRRMGSYTEALSIFQKFKEENPNNAWVKWKVVDAEIADCYRDLEEFDKSLEINLKIIEEVDPRVHPRILELDLTIYNIAWIYDEIKKDYKNAEIWYKRLIKDYPDSEFKFDVRERLEELEAQGKLSTNKKKR; the protein is encoded by the coding sequence ATGAAGGCAAAGCTTATTAGCTTAGGGATTGTTTTGGGATTAAGCTTAATCTCAGGATTAACTTATGGTGAGTGGTGGAGGTTTTGGGAGGGAAAGCCTAAGAAAGAGAAAGCAAAACAAGAAAGGGTTGTCAAAAAAGGCTCAAAAAATACTAAAAATCAAACCCAATCTCTGGTTTTATCCAAAAATGGAACCTCTACTGACCCAGCTCAACCGCTTTTGGATGAGGCACATGAATTCTATAAAAAGAGTGATTGGAAAGTATATACCGAAAGAAACTGTGCCGAAGGATTAGAATATTGTAATAAGGCAATTGAGAAATATGAGGAATTGGTGAACAAATACCCCGATTCTCCCTTAGCCCCGATTGCTCTGACTATGATGAATCACACATATATGGCAAAACTTGAGTGTGATCCAGATAATAAACCATATTATCTTGAAAAATCTACTGAATGCCTTAAAAAAATCCTTACTGACTATCCTGATAGCAAAGAGGAAAGAAGTGTTCGTGCTAGCATTGGAGCTAGGTATATGATGAAAAAAAACTATCCAAAGGCTCTTGAATATTTTCAAGCCCAAATTTCTAAATACCCTGTTGAGGGAACACACACAATACCAACTTATATGATGATGGCAATAACATATAGAAGGATGGGAAGTTATACAGAAGCACTTTCTATTTTTCAAAAGTTTAAAGAAGAGAACCCTAATAATGCATGGGTAAAATGGAAGGTTGTTGATGCAGAAATTGCAGATTGTTACAGAGATCTAGAAGAATTTGATAAATCACTAGAAATAAACCTTAAGATAATAGAGGAGGTTGACCCCCGGGTTCATCCGAGGATTCTTGAATTGGATCTTACTATCTACAACATAGCCTGGATATACGATGAAATTAAAAAGGATTATAAAAATGCAGAGATATGGTATAAAAGGCTGATTAAGGATTATCCTGATAGTGAATTTAAATTTGATGTAAGAGAAAGACTAGAAGAACTTGAAGCTCAAGGTAAACTGTCTACAAACAAGAAAAAACGATGA